AATGATTTAATAcccaaaaggcaaaaaaaaaatcacacgtTCAGGGGAGTTGGGAAATAGTTCAGGTTGTATCTAAATTTCTACATACTTTTAGCTAAAGGATTAAAGGATccattttataatataaaaatcgaTTTGTGTGACCTATTTCACAAGACATAAAATAaggtattaattatttaattttttttgagtgGATTAATTATCTGATTTAAATCGCTTAATTCTCTTAATTTTCTCTTGAATAGTGATCTCTtatcaatattaagaaaaaatatatatttaggagtactttttgaatattattagTTAAATGAGATTATTAATGCCTCATAACATATGCTCTCTTATGACATACGTTAAGATAAACTCTAAAAATTCATCCTATGTCAATGTAATAATTTCAAGAGTGAGTCAAAGTCAAATGATTATATGAGTTATTTATTGTATTAAACTCTTCAAATTATGATTTAAGAGAAAAATTGAAGAAGTTTCAATTTAAATAATAGCCTTTTTATATTTATGAAATtgcactaatttttcattccaTACACTTACTTTTGCACTTTATTTTCAACATAATACCTCTATTAAATTATGAGCACTCTTTTGTCCCTTTGCATCTTTTAGTGTTTCCAAGTAACTCTACGGGATCCCTACGAGATCActtggattgagtgtaaatatttaaagggtaaataaaagttaaagtaGAAAAACAAAGTTAATTAGGTAGAAGTttaaaggaatttgattgttagaaaGGTGAAAGAATTGGTTAGAAGGTAATGAAAATGGATAAAACAACAACTATTTTCCTCATATTGAGGGTATAAATTTACCCTTAGGGAGGGTGGGGGATACTTTACTCCAAATGAGGGAAATCATCATcctttttattcatcttttttactTTACTCTCATTCAATATATTTCACAAGTGTTTCAATTACTTCATTTGCAATTCTACATAcctttatttcattaatttaatcttttttacccacttaaatatttatatttaatccaAGCCACCTCTATTTGTGGAGTTATAAGTGCTATATCATCTTTTAATATCAATAGCCAATAATAAAATCTAAAAATCTAAAGGATCCATTCATTATTAGCCACTCATTAAAAATAGATGGCCAATATTTGTTAGGAATtgttacaaaaaaaattgtacAATTAGACTACACGAGTAGGAAGATATCAAATTAGTATTTCTATTATTTCtccatttttcttaatattttctCAGTTATTCCTGCTTTCAAATTTCTTCATAAATGTTGTAAGTCACATTATATACTTTTATTCAGATATATCTTCGATGATtcgtttcaaaaaaaaaaaaatcttcaatGATTTGCTTAAACCACATCTATGAAAAACAGAGAAGTTATGAcatttttacaatttaaaaaaaaaatcaatttgatttatatttaatGGTAGCGCATGGACACACTTAAGCCTCTAGATAGATTCTAGACCGACTACAAAGATGCTTAAATTATTTCAACATATTAACATTTAAAGGAATTTCATATTTTAGCCGCTataaaaattcattaaaatattacaaaatttatattaaatacaAGATTTTcatgaaacagaaaataaaagaagaaaatgaaaattttgttatttgaaATTACAGGTTGGGAATTCTGGTGGATTTCTTATCACATTCAACAATAACAGGATTTATGGGAGGAACAGCAGTGATAATAATTCTTCAACAGTTGAAGGGATTTTTGGGATTAAAGCATTTTACTACTAAGACAGATGTACTCTCTGTAGTGAAAACCTTACTCAGCCACAAAGATGAGGTACATACAATCACATTATTAAAGGCCCTACTATTacctttttagttttttttttttttttattctttttattttttgttatgtcactttgtaatttattatattagagTTTTTCCagaaaacattaattatatGCTTGTCCATTGGGATGGTTTGTctcatattaattaatattatatggTGCATACagattataagttattggagtttcttccttttattttcttatgGTTTTAGGGATGGTATATCATTTGCTTATGAATTGTgcattttttgtgtttttaccATTATATGTTGATATTGACAATAAATTCTTCTCAATTTAACATCACTTTTAAATAGAATTAATTATGACTATCacgtaaaaaaaatttaaactaccAGTATATGGAGAAGGTTTCAGTTgttaatattgtaaattgtGAGTTTAtgccaaaaatatatatatcgataaatttaataattttattgatgAAAATAAGATTTTAGTTTAGATTATGATTGGCGTTTAATATAACCTCAAGGGGGTTATAAGTATGTGCAAGGCGATAGAATCTCCTAAATTTTGACGTAACATGTATAGGTTTTTCGAGGATTTAGTTCACAGTAATatattgtgtattttttttaatattttttattttccacctAAATCACTTGActttactttttaaataaaaatatgcaCAATATTTTAGTGTGAACGAACTAATGTCTTGCAAGATcactttaacaaaaaattattttgtatttttattctaTCCTAATTCACATTCCGAATATAAAGAGCTACGAAAGTActatttttttgtcatatttcAAATTATCACTACCATCTATCCATAAATAAAAGTTTGcgtcaattaaaaataatacaaaaagaCGTATATACATCAACATAATTTCGTGacaaaatttgttttgtttttgaaaatgaaagaaaattaaagatTTTGTTGGTATTGAAACAAGTGGGCCCAAGTAATGGATGAATTTTAAAGTTGCAAAATTAAATTTCCTCTTCACTTACATGAATATGATTGAaaataatttgtgttaattaatgaaaaaaaaaatggtcaaTAATGGAATGATATAATTGAGTGATTAATTTGAATTGTTATATTGCAGTGGCATTGGCAGAGTGCAGTTGTTGGCTTCATTTTCCTTGCTTTCCTACAGTTCACTAGATACGTGGTTAGACTCCTTTACCGTCATTCTCGATTCTTCCATTGTAACCTCATTTTATCTTTAACTTGCCTATCCAAATTGCATGTACTAAACAACCAAAATTAACCGTACCCATCCAAGATATTGTACCCAAACTTGCCCTAACATCCAAACAAACATCCATGAAAATTCACCTTTAACTTTCTAATTCGTAACGAACATCCATGGAAATTCACTTTTAACTTTCTAATTCGTATATTTTTATTGgacataaatttaatattttgttactATTTAATATACAgtcttaatttaaatttgtcactttaaaactatagcgagataacaaaaatcaaaatgtaaAACAATGTAAAGAAAATAATAGAGTTAtatctataaaataaaatgataatttaaatagaGATTCTAGTATAAAATGAGtgatttgatgtatattaattGTTTGGACAGAAAAATAAAAGGCCAAAGCTATTTTGGATTTCAGCCATGGCTCCTCTAGTGGTTGTTATAACTGGCGGTCTTTTCGCTTATTTAGCTCATGCCGAGAAATTTGGTATTCAAATTGTGAGTTTATATTACGtttatttcttgttttatttttcttctaaGAATTAGATTGTATTACCAGGATTAAGCATTAttctatattataattataatttgcaTGCACCTAAATTCTCGTTGAAGTAATTTTAATTACTGATGCACCTAGAGTCCTAGACTGATTTGGTCATAGCCTGCATAACTCTCTTAAAATCTCACACACAAATTTATTTacctttttaatctcattcatttatttcttaaacccattggatatattaattataagaaaatatttacacttttttaataaaaatacaaattaaataagacgGATAAATATTTGATGGTTCAAAATAATCACAATGTTAGGTGGTGTGATTTAGACAAATTGACAATATACGTTAAGGTCATATCCATATGTAACATCCCATTTCTTGGGTGGCTCTAATTACTTACTCCATTAATCTtgtaatactatatatagtaGGCTTTACAAATcataactttacaagtaattGTTTGACTCTTGCACCCACAAATATttaatacattttttatttttgagtttttttttttttttcaatatttgttCTCTGCATAACAAATTTAATGtaacattattaaaatttaaaataaaaaggatagtCACTTTATAATATTAGTATGTTgatttttatgtctttttattCCTCGAATCATGTAGCAAttcaattgaaataaaatattaccCCAAATGTTAATTCACTTAAGTGACTTAGTCATGTAAAAAtgatatttataaaaattaaattaatacattagacacaaattttcatgaaattaacaataaaaaaatggaCAATGCAGGTTGGACATTTGAACAGAGGAATAAATCCATCTTCGGTTAACAGATTAAACTTTGATCCAAAGTACATTGCTGCACCAATCAAAGCCGGTATCCTAACAGCTGTTTTAGCTCTTGCTGTAAGACCACGTaccatttatttttatgttcatTTTACAGTGATTATTTCTATTAaaattatagtattaattaaACCTAATGTGACGTACAGGAAGGAATAGCCATTGGTAGGAGCTTTGCCATAATGAAGAACCAACAAACTGACGGCAACAAGGAGATGATTGCTTTCGGCATCATGAACATTGTTGGTTCTTTCACTTCTTGCTACTTGACTACAGGTAATTTGTCTCATTATTTTGGCCAATTCGGTAGTACCACTCCAGAATTAAAGCAAATACGATAAAGGGTTCTTGTCGCTAAATATGTCACCAATAGCTTTATTTTAGCAACAATTTAGGCCATAAAACCTTTGTCGCCACCTATTTTGTCGCCAATTAAAAGTTTGTAGTGTATGTAATCTATAATAGTGgaaaaaactttatttgttgcggttttcaGACATTATATGTTGTAGATTTGTGGTTTAGATCCAAGCACTTGAAATAGCAGTAGATTTGTGTTTTTGCTGCTCCGGTTTTAAAACCAAAGCATAAAAGGCATTATATGATGTGGTTCTAGCtagattattaatttcaaataGGGACGATAATGTTGAGTAAATGCTTTGAAATGGCCCACATCGATGATCTAGTAAGATCTTGACGAACATGTAAGCTTGATGGGTAGGCCACTCCTGCTACATCAagttttttaattcttatgtaGGCTTGTACAATATGCACGAGCCTACTGGTGGTCGTGACGGCTTGTTTTATAATATAGGCTGTTATGCAATACAGGACCATTTTCGAAGACGGCAGTAAACTTCAATGCAGGATGCAGAACACAAATGTCGAACGTGGTGATGGCCATAATAATGATGCTGACATTGTTATTCTTAGCACCATTGTTTAGTTATACTCCAATGGTTGCCTTATCTGCCATTATAATGTCCGCCATGTTCGGTCTTATTGAGTATGACAAAGCCATTCATCTGTTCAAAGTTGATAAGTTTGACTTCTGCATTTGCATGCTTGCTTTCTTTGGAGTTACCTTCATTAGCATGGATATTGGCCTTGGACTCTCAGTAAGCCCATTCAATCCCTTCTTACTAATTTACTTAATTTGctcaaatcatttttttttaattttttaggaaATTTAAAGTGTTAATCTTTATTTTGAACACATTAGTGTAGACTTGCAATCCCTTATATCTAAGTGAGGTTCCAATTTAAAGAGCGTGTTCTACGGCATGAGCCGTATGAATGACGGCTTAGAGTCCATAATTTTAAGGGcctaaaaattttttttggcaattagtatttgatttattttttccattgataattaattattcaatCTAGCTaacttattaggtttattatttcatttaaaaagtaatattattatttgttgtattttcttctttaattaaattaatcgaACAAATCTattctttatttaaaaaaataaaaattgtaatttattattcTCACTTGAAAATAGGCATATACATTTGTACTTAGAAAGCTCATACTTAATTTATGCTTACAGACCTTAAAAGTTAGAGACGACCCTAAATTCAAATTTGGTATTTATCTTTTTAGGTAGTGTATTAGTGACAAGTAGTAATTTAACTCGTTTAAATGTATCATTTTCAATTGGTCAGATTGGATTAGGAATCATAAGAGCACTACTATACACAGCAAGACCAAGAACTTGTAAGTTAGGGAATATTCCCAACACAAATCTTTACAGGGACATAGAGCAATATCCTGATGCACAATGGACAGCAGAGATCTTAATTCTTCAACTTGGCTCCCCAATTTTGTACTCAAACAGTACATATGTTAGAGAAAGGTGAATATCATCAACTTAATAATGCCTTCAATATAATTTCTTAGGGTTTTTAGGCTCATTCTTGGATTTTTCTTTTTGTATCTTGTAGAATTTTAAGATGGGTCAGAGATGAAGAATCTAACAAAGATAATCAAGGAGATTCAGTAGAGCACCTTATTTTGGAATTGGGAGGTTAGTCATTTCATTTTCGTATTTCAATTTTCGACATGAAAGATATTCATTATGGCGTGTGAACAACTCGAATTGTATATTCTATGTAgatatttactattataatgATTAGAAGTTTGTTATTTACCATAGGAGTGACAACTATTGATATGACTGGAATTGAGGCGTTGTACGAATTGAAAAGACTTGTAGAAGCAAAAGATATTAAGGTATGAACATCTTTTCGTTTTGTAAAGAATTCATGATTTGCTTGGTCATAGAATTAGGAATGGCAATGGGTGGGACTCGGGTCGAATTATACATATTTTGACTTTGCTCCGATAATAGTCagactttttttttcagtccaccccCACTCGAAATCGGATTACGTATGctccaagtttgccccgactcggacctccaacggagtcggataCGGAGtcagattattatcaaactttatcgttgtgatattatactaatgattttaaagcatacaaaattaacaaaatatttttttcaaatacaatttaacaaaaaattatatactttgaattcaagtttaacaagaGAAATAGTCCTACTACCACaagttaacaaaattttttctcaCATtttgatttgtcgtattttatttctcttgatttgatttgtcgtattttgattcattaatttcaataaaaataccaagtttatttaaatttgatttgactTCGAACACTCAAGTactttttcaaaatcgaaaattacaattactATGAAAGAGAGAGCTTaaattagtcacgtctagagttttaaaggaaacaaaatattagggtaaaagtcaaattcaaagtcagaTTTCCTTCAGTGTCAAAGTCGGGTCGGAGTATCGCATTTTTAATAAGGTCTaactccggtccgtctctaactcggactCGGATAACTTTTTCCTTAGACTCAAATCGAATTATTTTCTTCGAATCGAGTCGGACTAGGGTCGAATTCTCGATATAGAATGGTGATGTTAGGAATGGATTCACCGTTACTTTTGATAAATTATGcactattattttatattaatgaaATTCACATCCTCAAATATGTTTTTCCTTCACAAATtttaattgttgatttttaatGCGACGGCTGCATTCATGCGATCTTTTCCAGTCCAACTCAATTATCTAAATCCAgcccattttaaaaaaattacgaaaataatttaaatttttttagagaAATATATTTTGGATTTGTACTTGTAATGAACATATTAGATCTAAAATCGACATTTAAAGTCTTGAAATTGACAATTTTAATatgatcaatatatatatacacaaattctAGAATGAGACGATATCATTGTGAGACTATTTCTATTAGGTTGGCCCATGTATATTTAGTctattaaagtgattacttacaaatttaaaatgatcaattagaggaatgagctaattatatgtaccgtctcatggtgaaacgGTTCATACAAGACCAGCTGATTATATATATCATGTGTGAGATTGTGTGTAGATTACAACCAAttggttaattttttttcatgattATGTAGTTATCATTGGTAAACCCAAGGATTGAAGTCATGGAGAAGTTGATAACTTCCAAGTTTATTGACGTTATTGGCAAAGAATCTGTATTTTTATCAATTGATGATGCAGTTGAGTCATGCAGATTTAGATTGGATGGCCCAAATAAATGTAATGGGCAGGAACTTGCATAAAGTCTGCTCTTTTTTGGTCAAAAGAAGATATAAATTGTAGAAAGCCTTTATGTAAAATGCAATATGGGCATTTCGAGCTTGTAATTATAAGAGGCCCAATTTATTTAGTCGGGCCTAAATGAAGGAATCACACCAACTTCCCTTAGAAAACATGTAAAGGGGGGATAGGGCAGAAAAGAGAGGTTACTTTCTATGTAGTATTATTTTTCGAAGGCATATGgatgatttcattttttttgttgcaataCTTTTCGTTTTATCTTtagaaaaattacaataaaaaatataacattctgtttatttttttaaataatactaattttttattaattatgaagAATATCAGCTATTAGGGTGTTTCCCTTAAATATAcctaacattttaaaaatcaaattttaggaggttatataaaaaaaatggtaaataattaaaagtggTTAAAGCCTTGGTTCTTTGAGGTGTGTACCGGTGGTGGTGAAATTGGTAtgggtgatggtggtggtgatgggaaatgatgggatgatggagtggatggctttggtgagggaggATTACTTGGTTCAGCCGTTTTATAGGacgtagagtcatcatcaagaataACTACTGGTCGTTTCCCTTCGTTAACAAGCCTTTTACTCTTCCTTGGAGTTGAGCCAGACTGCTTCTTAATGGGCACAGAGACCTCCTCCTTACTAACACCAATCCACAGCTTCCTTCACAACTTCCTCCTTACTGGTTACTTCCACCTATTCCTTATCAGAACACCCTTCTACCTTcccagtggcagagggaacaaaCTCTTGTTCCTATTTTTCAGACCTttcctcctcctgttcctccattTCTTCCTCTGTGTTTTTGGTTGCCTCCTTGTTGTACATTAATTTGTTCAGCAACATTCTCAAGGatcccattttcatttaatttgagaTGCAAGTTACTTAGACACTTAGCACCTATCTTGTTGTTAGGACCTACTGGAAAGTTTAGACCTAAAAGGGGAACACCAAATTTTCCAAAAACCCAGGACAACAATCCTCCATATCCTACCATGCATCTCTTAGAAATACAGTCACTCAAGTGAGAAATCATTAACgaagaaaaatttattttaatgttattagccatacaataAATCAAAGTAGCATCTCGTAGACTAACTTCACTACGTTTGGAATTACGTGGTAAAATAAATCTACGTGCTATATTGTATAACAACTTGTGTAAAGGAGACAGTATGTTATGGCTAACTTTTCCTCGTTTTTCAATTATGCCCAAAAATTTCCATACAGTTTTCTCATCAATACCcgaaaatactatttttgacccaacaaaaTACATATCAAACCCAGTGGTTGGCACTCCTAGCCATTCACCCAACATCAGACTGTTGAATTCCATTTTGACTTCCTTAACATTACTGGAACAAACACCATTATCAATagagaagtttgaaataaactcacGCATCAATTCAGGGTAAATAGGATTGCAACAATATTCTGCCATTAATGattcccaaaattgattttgtaaaattgcGTGTAGTTGAGGAAAGAAGGTGGATTCATACTAGAGTTTGTCAATCCCAAAACCTACACTCATTTCCTTAGATAATTCTTTTGCGTTGGTAGGAATATTGAGCTTTGCCTTCTTGGCTGATGTTGACAACGATTTGTTCATGGCAGAGTCACTCGATCTTTTGTTACCCGCATGCATTTTAGAAGCAACAGGTGTTCCTGGCTGTTCTGATGATGGCTCAGGGGCTGCTATTTGAGGCGATGGACGAACCACCTTGAGTGGTTTAGGCTGTGTGACTTTGGGTGTCTTGTTAGATCTTTTGCCTGATGATGATTTCGGTGATTTCATTTTCGATGATTGAGAGGAATTGAGAAACAGTGGACTGATTGAAGAAGAAACAGTAGGGTTTTAAGAGGGTTGTTTGAAGATTGGGATATGAAGTGATGATGGATTGACGTGAGGGAGTGTATATATTGAATGTGAGGGGACGTCTATTAAGGTGTTTCAATACACTTTATTTAATGTGTATAGGGGAAGTTAATGATTTCATGAAGCATTTTGATGATCCAAATCccacttttaattaaattttgttaaccATCAAAGAAAATGTTaggatttataaaaatataaaaattgaaaaatatgaaataattttatgtgaatataaaataaaatagaaattttatGCAACTTTAGTCTgatcaatttaaacatgcaAATATGAGAGCATTCACAGTATTTACTCTTAAataatgcgtacctgatcctttcgataatttatttttcaatcaagatttttgtggttgatagACCTTTTTAACTTTCATTTTGCCTTTGAGGATCATGCTTATCACTTACTTCAATGCAGcttaatcatgccaagttctatCTCATTTTTtcgtgttgttcccttggaagtggttttgtcatgatgtcagctatttgctcgttagtgtttacatgcttgacgatgatatttttattttcaacatttttcTTTAGAAAACGATGTCTAATGTGGATGGGTTTTActcttgaatgatgcactggatctttagatatatacagatggcactggtattatcgcaataaataggaacacattcaaatttaataccaaaatctcttagctgttgttttatccaaagcatttgggaacagcaagctgctgctgctacatattctGCTTCGGCAGTGGACaatgcaacggtgttttgtttcttggaacaccataATACTAAACATGAGctaagaaattgtaccatacctgaagtactttttctgttcacaagatctcctgcataatttgcatcactaaaacctttcaagtcgtagacatcacttttagggtaaaatagggacaagtcatctgttcccttcaaatatcttagtaTTCGTTTTattgcagtgagatgtgattctttaagattggattgaaatctagcacataagccaacactaaatgcaatatcgggtctactagcagttagatataacaaagagctaatcatgcctcgatacatagtttgatcaatatttgttctatttgggtcttcatctaatctaacatttgtagccataggtgtatggttggttttagcattattcaagccatatttcttgagaagttcttttatatatttttgttggtgaataaagataccattagctatttgtttaatttgcaacccaaggaagaagtttagttctcccatcatactcattttaaattcattactcattaggttagcaaattctttacatagcaattcattggtggcttcaaaaataatatcatcaacatatatttgaacaactaaaatatcagaacctttattcttaaagaataaggttttgtcaattttacctctaacaaagtcattttgaatcaagaactttgatagtctttcataccattgtctAGGAGCTTATTTTAAGCCATAacgagctttatcaagcttgtagacatgatcaagacaagaggtattttcaaagcctgggggttgttcaacaaaaacttcttcaatcaagaaaaccatttaagaatgcacatttcacatccatttgatataatttaaagttcatgaatgcagcaaaagaaattaaaattctaatagcctctaaccttgctaccggagcaaatgtctcggtataatcaattccttcttattgattgtaccctttaaccacgagccttgctttgtttcttatgATAATCccatgctcatctaatttgttccgaaatacccattttaatccaatcacctttttgtgctttggtttgggttctaaatgccatactttatttctttcaaattcgttcaattcatcttgcatggcaacgatccattcggaatcctttagagcttcatcgtgatttttgggttcaagtgatgataggaacgcaaagtgtgcacaaaaatttctcatttgggatctggtttgtgttcccttattcaaatcacttacaatcaaatcaagtggatgacatttttgatatttccaaggtttaggcacaaaattctcttgtgggaacagtagttTGCTCTGGGTCATTCGCTGCTGGATCTTCATTCTGTTCTGCTACTGTATCAtcttgctcatctgtgggaacaacttgattgggaacagtctgctggtccagATGTACTGGCAGTTCATGATCATAATCTGATCTTTTTGCTTCTACTGGAATCGGCTGTTCACCtgttgttccttgatcttgcactttcattttttcatcatcgtcctctagatttgcaagacctattttaaaattaattatatcctgttcacttctcaaaaagttagtttcaacaaaaattatgtgaacggattttTCCACGCTCATTGTCCTTTTATTGTAAACTCTATAGGCTTTACTATttgatgaatagccaagaaatactgcttcatcacttctttcatcaaactttcctatatttggttttccattaacatgaacaaaacatttgcatccaaacacacgaaaataggaaatatttggttttacacctttaagcaattcatagggtgtctttgaggtgatgggtcttattaatacacgatttaatatataacatgcagtattgacaGCCTAGGCCCagaaatttctaggtagaccactagcaattatcatggttctagccatttcctctaaagttctattttttctttctaccacaccattttatTGTGGAgttcttggtgcggaaaaattatgacttattccatgttcattgcagtAACTCGTAAAGCTTGAATTTTtgaattctttaccatgatctgacgttatgtgaataatt
This genomic stretch from Amaranthus tricolor cultivar Red isolate AtriRed21 chromosome 9, ASM2621246v1, whole genome shotgun sequence harbors:
- the LOC130824573 gene encoding probable sulfate transporter 3.5, encoding MEVGKFDPTHNVNFAKPRNFGEKLKTDLTETFFPDDPFKGFSDETPKKRLLKGIKYFIPIFDWLPSYNFSLFRYDFLAGITIASLAIPQGISYANLAKIPPVIGLYSSFVPPFIYAVFGSSKNLAVGTVAACSLLIANTIGETVSPTDNPTLYLNLVFTATFICGIIETALGVLRLGILVDFLSHSTITGFMGGTAVIIILQQLKGFLGLKHFTTKTDVLSVVKTLLSHKDEWHWQSAVVGFIFLAFLQFTRYVKNKRPKLFWISAMAPLVVVITGGLFAYLAHAEKFGIQIVGHLNRGINPSSVNRLNFDPKYIAAPIKAGILTAVLALAEGIAIGRSFAIMKNQQTDGNKEMIAFGIMNIVGSFTSCYLTTGPFSKTAVNFNAGCRTQMSNVVMAIIMMLTLLFLAPLFSYTPMVALSAIIMSAMFGLIEYDKAIHLFKVDKFDFCICMLAFFGVTFISMDIGLGLSIGLGIIRALLYTARPRTCKLGNIPNTNLYRDIEQYPDAQWTAEILILQLGSPILYSNSTYVRERILRWVRDEESNKDNQGDSVEHLILELGGVTTIDMTGIEALYELKRLVEAKDIKLSLVNPRIEVMEKLITSKFIDVIGKESVFLSIDDAVESCRFRLDGPNKCNGQELA